A genomic stretch from Arachis stenosperma cultivar V10309 chromosome 3, arast.V10309.gnm1.PFL2, whole genome shotgun sequence includes:
- the LOC130970052 gene encoding G-type lectin S-receptor-like serine/threonine-protein kinase At4g27290 isoform X2, which produces MLIIWFFLVSCVRTSTSTDRLGTGQSMRDGETLVSVDGSFELGFFSPKPSTSRYLGVWYRDASRNPTVVWVANRERPLQSTSGLLKFSDKGILQLLNDANTSVVWSSNISSSLQDSNNLTAQLLDSGNLVVKYQHAMLHSQQDAAEDFLWQSFDYPSDMLMPGMKLGLNLVTGLNRFLSCWKSSNDPAIGEYSLKIKPRGYPQLVQMKGSIIVTRAGPWNGLSFSGYPYAMNIYSIDFVVNDKEIYYQVTMSDRSLFSIYRTITSGTGNVLVWTSQTRNQVKNTPTELVDQCEMYAFCGSNSICYMDGNAPTCECLKAYVSKFPKQWNMSDWSSGCVRKTLLDCNNTDGFLRYRDMKLPDTSSSTYNKTMNLEECRQSCLKNCSCTAYANMDIRNGGSGCLLWFDDLIDMRMFSKGGQDLYIKVPASELAANGHGNMKNKNVGIIVGSVIFGLIACAGTMSMIIKKKGVARNICKKKHSWKDVDLPIFDFSVIAKATGNFASNKKLGEGGFGPVYKGILQDGREVAVKRLSKRSTQGLEELKNEVVLIAKLQHRNLVKLLGCCIQESEKILIYEFMPNRSLDQFIFDETGRKLLDWLKRFNIISGIARGLFYLHQDSILRIIHRDLKTSNILLDGNFNPKISDFGLARTFLDDQVEENTNRIAGTYGYMPPEYAVQGQFSMKSDVFSYGVIVLELISGKKNREFSNSENNLNLLGHAWKLWINERPLELLDEVLREWCNPTEVIRCIQVGLLCVQQRPEDRPNMLSVVLMLNGEKWLPQPKFPAFYVDCAGTPKEESLSANYVKFSANEVSITMLDAR; this is translated from the exons ATGTTAATTATTTGGTTCTTTCTAGTGTCTTGCGTGAGAACTTCCACTTCAACAGATCGGTTGGGAACGGGTCAATCTATGAGAGATGGTGAGACCTTAGTTTCGGTTGATGGAAGCTTTGAACTGGGTTTCTTCAGTCCTAAACCTAGTACAAGTCGGTATTTGGGTGTGTGGTACAGAGATGCATCAAGAAACCCAACAGTAGTGTGGGTGGCCAATAGAGAAAGACCCCTTCAAAGCACGTCCGGACTCTTGAAATTCAGTGACAAGGGAATTCTTCAACTTCTCAATGACGCAAACACTAGTGTTGTTTGGTCATCCAACATATCTTCATCCCTCCAAGATTCAAATAACTTAACTGCACAGCTCTTGGACTCGGGAAATCTTGTTGTGAAGTACCAACACGCTATGTTGCACAG CCAACAGGATGCTGCCGAGGACTTCTTGTGGCAGAGTTTTGACTATCCTTCTGATATGTTGATGCCAGGAATGAAACTTGGATTAAACTTAGTTACTGGTCTGAATAGATTTCTATCGTGTTGGAAAAGCTCAAATGACCCTGCTATAGGAGAGTATTCTTTAAAAATCAAACCCAGAGGGTATCCGCAACTAGTTCAAATGAAGGGATCCATAATAGTTACTAGAGCAGGACCATGGAATGGTCTTTCTTTTTCAGGGTATCCATATGCCATGAACATATATAGCATCGATTTTGTAGTGAATGATAAAGAGATCTATTATCAGGTCACAATGAGTGATAGGTCCCTTTTCTCCATATACAGAACAATCACTTCAGGTACGGGTAATGTTTTGGTTTGGACAAGTCAAACAAGAAATCAGGTTAAAAACACTCCAACTGAGCTGGTAGATCAATGTGAAATGTATGCCTTTTGTGGTTCAAATTCTATATGCTATATGGATGGTAATGCTCCAACATGTGAATGTTTGAAAGCATATGTTTCCAAATTTCCCAAACAATGGAATATGTCTGATTGGTCTAGTGGTTGTGTCAGAAAGACTTTGTTAGATTGTAATAACACAGATGGGTTCTTGAGGTACAGAGATATGAAGTTGCCAGATACATCTTCATCAACGTATAATAAGACAATGAATCTTGAGGAATGTCGACAATCCTGCTTGAAAAACTGTTCTTGTACAGCGTATGCGAATATGGATATTCGTAATGGAGGAAGTGGCTGCCTACTTTGGTTTGATGATCTCATTGACATGAGGATGTTCTCTAAAGGAGGACAAGACCTTTACATTAAAGTCCCTGCTTCAGAATTAG CGGCTAACGGCCATGGGAATATGAAAAATAAGAACGTTGGAATCATAGTAGGTTCGGTTATCTTTGGATTAATCGCATGCGCTGGCACAATGTCGatgataattaaaaagaaag GTGTAGCAAGAAATATATGCAAGAAAAAGCATAGTTGGAAAGACGTCGATCTACCGATATTTGATTTTTCAGTCATAGCTAAAGCTACAGGAAACTTTGCATCTAATAAAAAGCTTGGAGAAGGTGGTTTCGGTCCCGTATATAAG GGCATACTTCAAGATGGTCGAGAAGTAGCTGTAAAAAGGCTTTCAAAAAGGTCTACTCAAGGGCTGGAAGAATTAAAAAATGAGGTGGTGTTGATAGCTAAACTTCAGCATCGGAATCTTGTCAAGCTTCTTGGTTGTTGTATTCAAGAGTCAGAAAAAATACTAATCTATGAGTTCATGCCTAACAGAAGTTTAGACCAATTTATTTTCG ATGAAACTGGACGAAAGTTGCTAGATTGGCTAAAGCGTTTCAACATTATTAGTGGCATCGCTCGAGGACTTTTTTATCTTCATCAAGATTCTATATTGAGGATAATTCATAGAGATTTAAAAACCAGTAATATTTTGTTAGATGGAAATTTTAATCCTAAGATATCAGATTTTGGTTTAGCTCGAACATTCTTAGATGATCAAGTTGAAGAAAATACAAATAGGATTGCTGGAACATA CGGTTATATGCCTCCTGAATATGCAGTACAAGGACAATTCTCTATGAAGTCAGATGTATTTAGTTATGGTGTAATAGTATTAGAGTTGATAAGTGGAAAGAAGAATAGGGAATTCTCAAACTCTGAAAATAACCTTAATCTTCTTGGACAT GCATGGAAATTGTGGATTAATGAGAGGCCACTGGAATTATTGGATGAAGTATTAAGGGAATGGTGCAACCCCACTGAAGTCATAAGATGCATACAAGTAGGTTTATTATGTGTGCAACAAAGGCCAGAAGATAGGCCTAACATGTTATCGGTGGTTCTAATGCTAAATGGTGAGAAATGGTTGCCCCAACCGAAATTTCCTGCATTTTATGTAGATTGTGCTGGGACACCGAAAGAAGAATCTTTATCGGCAAACTATGTAAAATTCTCAGCTAATGAAGTTTCCATCACAATGTTGGATGCAAGATAA
- the LOC130970052 gene encoding G-type lectin S-receptor-like serine/threonine-protein kinase At4g27290 isoform X1 encodes MLIIWFFLVSCVRTSTSTDRLGTGQSMRDGETLVSVDGSFELGFFSPKPSTSRYLGVWYRDASRNPTVVWVANRERPLQSTSGLLKFSDKGILQLLNDANTSVVWSSNISSSLQDSNNLTAQLLDSGNLVVKYQHAMLHSQQDAAEDFLWQSFDYPSDMLMPGMKLGLNLVTGLNRFLSCWKSSNDPAIGEYSLKIKPRGYPQLVQMKGSIIVTRAGPWNGLSFSGYPYAMNIYSIDFVVNDKEIYYQVTMSDRSLFSIYRTITSGTGNVLVWTSQTRNQVKNTPTELVDQCEMYAFCGSNSICYMDGNAPTCECLKAYVSKFPKQWNMSDWSSGCVRKTLLDCNNTDGFLRYRDMKLPDTSSSTYNKTMNLEECRQSCLKNCSCTAYANMDIRNGGSGCLLWFDDLIDMRMFSKGGQDLYIKVPASELAAANGHGNMKNKNVGIIVGSVIFGLIACAGTMSMIIKKKGVARNICKKKHSWKDVDLPIFDFSVIAKATGNFASNKKLGEGGFGPVYKGILQDGREVAVKRLSKRSTQGLEELKNEVVLIAKLQHRNLVKLLGCCIQESEKILIYEFMPNRSLDQFIFDETGRKLLDWLKRFNIISGIARGLFYLHQDSILRIIHRDLKTSNILLDGNFNPKISDFGLARTFLDDQVEENTNRIAGTYGYMPPEYAVQGQFSMKSDVFSYGVIVLELISGKKNREFSNSENNLNLLGHAWKLWINERPLELLDEVLREWCNPTEVIRCIQVGLLCVQQRPEDRPNMLSVVLMLNGEKWLPQPKFPAFYVDCAGTPKEESLSANYVKFSANEVSITMLDAR; translated from the exons ATGTTAATTATTTGGTTCTTTCTAGTGTCTTGCGTGAGAACTTCCACTTCAACAGATCGGTTGGGAACGGGTCAATCTATGAGAGATGGTGAGACCTTAGTTTCGGTTGATGGAAGCTTTGAACTGGGTTTCTTCAGTCCTAAACCTAGTACAAGTCGGTATTTGGGTGTGTGGTACAGAGATGCATCAAGAAACCCAACAGTAGTGTGGGTGGCCAATAGAGAAAGACCCCTTCAAAGCACGTCCGGACTCTTGAAATTCAGTGACAAGGGAATTCTTCAACTTCTCAATGACGCAAACACTAGTGTTGTTTGGTCATCCAACATATCTTCATCCCTCCAAGATTCAAATAACTTAACTGCACAGCTCTTGGACTCGGGAAATCTTGTTGTGAAGTACCAACACGCTATGTTGCACAG CCAACAGGATGCTGCCGAGGACTTCTTGTGGCAGAGTTTTGACTATCCTTCTGATATGTTGATGCCAGGAATGAAACTTGGATTAAACTTAGTTACTGGTCTGAATAGATTTCTATCGTGTTGGAAAAGCTCAAATGACCCTGCTATAGGAGAGTATTCTTTAAAAATCAAACCCAGAGGGTATCCGCAACTAGTTCAAATGAAGGGATCCATAATAGTTACTAGAGCAGGACCATGGAATGGTCTTTCTTTTTCAGGGTATCCATATGCCATGAACATATATAGCATCGATTTTGTAGTGAATGATAAAGAGATCTATTATCAGGTCACAATGAGTGATAGGTCCCTTTTCTCCATATACAGAACAATCACTTCAGGTACGGGTAATGTTTTGGTTTGGACAAGTCAAACAAGAAATCAGGTTAAAAACACTCCAACTGAGCTGGTAGATCAATGTGAAATGTATGCCTTTTGTGGTTCAAATTCTATATGCTATATGGATGGTAATGCTCCAACATGTGAATGTTTGAAAGCATATGTTTCCAAATTTCCCAAACAATGGAATATGTCTGATTGGTCTAGTGGTTGTGTCAGAAAGACTTTGTTAGATTGTAATAACACAGATGGGTTCTTGAGGTACAGAGATATGAAGTTGCCAGATACATCTTCATCAACGTATAATAAGACAATGAATCTTGAGGAATGTCGACAATCCTGCTTGAAAAACTGTTCTTGTACAGCGTATGCGAATATGGATATTCGTAATGGAGGAAGTGGCTGCCTACTTTGGTTTGATGATCTCATTGACATGAGGATGTTCTCTAAAGGAGGACAAGACCTTTACATTAAAGTCCCTGCTTCAGAATTAG CAGCGGCTAACGGCCATGGGAATATGAAAAATAAGAACGTTGGAATCATAGTAGGTTCGGTTATCTTTGGATTAATCGCATGCGCTGGCACAATGTCGatgataattaaaaagaaag GTGTAGCAAGAAATATATGCAAGAAAAAGCATAGTTGGAAAGACGTCGATCTACCGATATTTGATTTTTCAGTCATAGCTAAAGCTACAGGAAACTTTGCATCTAATAAAAAGCTTGGAGAAGGTGGTTTCGGTCCCGTATATAAG GGCATACTTCAAGATGGTCGAGAAGTAGCTGTAAAAAGGCTTTCAAAAAGGTCTACTCAAGGGCTGGAAGAATTAAAAAATGAGGTGGTGTTGATAGCTAAACTTCAGCATCGGAATCTTGTCAAGCTTCTTGGTTGTTGTATTCAAGAGTCAGAAAAAATACTAATCTATGAGTTCATGCCTAACAGAAGTTTAGACCAATTTATTTTCG ATGAAACTGGACGAAAGTTGCTAGATTGGCTAAAGCGTTTCAACATTATTAGTGGCATCGCTCGAGGACTTTTTTATCTTCATCAAGATTCTATATTGAGGATAATTCATAGAGATTTAAAAACCAGTAATATTTTGTTAGATGGAAATTTTAATCCTAAGATATCAGATTTTGGTTTAGCTCGAACATTCTTAGATGATCAAGTTGAAGAAAATACAAATAGGATTGCTGGAACATA CGGTTATATGCCTCCTGAATATGCAGTACAAGGACAATTCTCTATGAAGTCAGATGTATTTAGTTATGGTGTAATAGTATTAGAGTTGATAAGTGGAAAGAAGAATAGGGAATTCTCAAACTCTGAAAATAACCTTAATCTTCTTGGACAT GCATGGAAATTGTGGATTAATGAGAGGCCACTGGAATTATTGGATGAAGTATTAAGGGAATGGTGCAACCCCACTGAAGTCATAAGATGCATACAAGTAGGTTTATTATGTGTGCAACAAAGGCCAGAAGATAGGCCTAACATGTTATCGGTGGTTCTAATGCTAAATGGTGAGAAATGGTTGCCCCAACCGAAATTTCCTGCATTTTATGTAGATTGTGCTGGGACACCGAAAGAAGAATCTTTATCGGCAAACTATGTAAAATTCTCAGCTAATGAAGTTTCCATCACAATGTTGGATGCAAGATAA
- the LOC130965826 gene encoding G-type lectin S-receptor-like serine/threonine-protein kinase At4g27290 — translation MTQFQSLPDGNTLVSEDEIFEMGFFSPGNNSNRYLGIWYKGIPVRTVVWVANRENPIKDNSSKLSINSEGRLVILSHNETLVWSSNSTTQKQVNSPIVQLLNSGNLVLRDEKDNDFKSYLWQSFDYPSDTLLPGMKIGWNLKGGLNRKLSAWKNWDDPSPADFTWGIVLGTTPELVIWKGTTKYYRSGPWNGERFTSIALFQLEFVSTNDEVFTTYNLDNKSVITRLVLNKSVYLRQRYNWIPENQIWQLYSSVPRDNCENYNLCGSYGNCIVQESPPCKCLTGFKPKSPRSWEAFDWTEGCMQSEEWRCKVKNRDGFEKFSGLKMPDTTKSWASRNLTLDDCRIKCWKNCSCTAYAILDIRGEGSGCQIWFGDLMDLRVASIPGQDLYVRVPVSATDSSNKTISSEESKKDEQRRKLAVAISVSFFSILMIVLTFYWRKKKLRGNIPQEKEVDEAHKEKLELPFFDFTTIVHATNNFSSDKRLGQGGFGHVYMGTLIDGQEVAVKRLAHKSGQGVKEFKNEVILCSKLQHRNLAKVLGCCIQGEERILIYEYMPNKSLDSFLFDSSRELLDWMKRFNIIFGIARGLLYLHQDSRLRIIHRDLKTSNILLDNELNPKISDFGVARMFTENQMEANTKIIAGTYGYMAPEYAIEGIFSTKSDVFSFGIILLEIVSGRKNTGIFYPNQGFNLLGHAWRLWKEENPMKLVDACLEDTFTISEVLRCIHIGLLCVQLHPDDRPNMASVILMLTNENTLPQPKEPGFLIERTPIIEEQRSSENKTNSSTSEITVTLLEAR, via the exons ATGACACAATTTCAGTCACTTCCTGATGGAAATACTTTGGTTTCCGAAGATGAAATCTTTGAGATGGGTTTCTTCAGTCCCGGTAATAACTCAAATCGCTACCTTGGAATCTGGTACAAAGGAATCCCAGTTAGAACTGTTGTTTGGGTTGCCAACCGTGAAAATCCGATCAAAGACAACTCCAGCAAATTGAGCATCAACTCAGAAGGACGACTTGTGATTCTCAGCCATAACGAAACTCTTGTTTG GTCATCAAATTCAACAACACAGAAGCAAGTCAATAGTCCAATTGTGCAACTTCTAAACTCAGGAAACTTGGTCCTAAGAGACGAAAAGGATAATGATTTCAAAAGCTACTTATGGCAGAGCTTTGACTATCCATCTGATACGCTGTTACCAGGAATGAAGATTGGTTGGAACCTAAAAGGTGGCCTTAACAGGAAGTTATCAGCATGGAAGAATTGGGATGACCCTTCTCCAGCAGATTTCACTTGGGGAATTGTACTTGGAACCACCCCTGAGTTGGTTATATGGAAAGGAACTACAAAGTACTATAGGAGTGGTCCATGGAATGGAGAAAGATTCACCAGCATAGCGCTTTTCCAATTAGAATTTGTGTCCACCAATGATGAGGTGTTTACCACATACAACCTCGACAATAAGTCAGTGATAACAAGACTCGTTCTAAACAAATCAGTTTATTTGCGTCAGCGCTACAATTGGATCCCGGAGAACCAAATTTGGCAATTATATTCGTCGGTGCCTCGTGACAATTGTGAAAACTACAATCTTTGTGGTTCTTATGGGAACTGCATTGTGCAAGAGTCACCGCCATGTAAGTGTTTAACAGGTTTTAAGCCGAAATCACCACGAAGCTGGGAGGCATTTGATTGGACAGAAGGATGCATGCAAAGTGAAGAATGGAGGTGTAAAGTGAAAAATAGAGATGGTTTTGAAAAATTCAGTGGGTTAAAAATGCCAGATACCACCAAGTCTTGGGCAAGTAGAAATTTGACACTTGATGATTGCAGGATTAAGTGTTGGAAGAATTGTTCTTGCACTGCCTATGCAATCTTAGATATTAGAGGAGAAGGCAGTGGCTGTCAAATTTGGTTTGGAGATTTAATGGATCTCAGAGTTGCTTCAATTCCAGGACAAGATTTGTATGTTCGGGTGCCTGTATCAGCTACTG ATTCTTCAAACAAAACTATTTCAAGTGAAGAAAGTAAAAAGGATGAGCAAAGGAGAAAGCTTGCTGTGGCAATTTCAGTTAGCTTTTTTTCGATTCTTATGATTGTTTTAACTTTCTATTGGAGGAAAAAAAAGCTTAGAG GAAATATACCACAAGAAAAAGAAGTTGATGAAGCCCATAAAGAAAAACTTGAGCTTCCATTCTTCGATTTTACCACAATAGTTCATGCCACTAATAACTTCTCAAGTGACAAGAGGCTTGGCCAAGGTGGTTTTGGGCACGTGTACATG GGTACATTAATTGATGGGCAAGAGGTTGCTGTCAAAAGATTGGCGCATAAATCTGGACAAGGAGTAAAAGAATTTAAGAATGAAGTTATATTATGTTCCAAACTTCAACACCGCAATCTTGCTAAGGTTCTTGGTTGTTGCATCCAAGGAGAAGAAAGAATATTAATCTATGAGTATATGCCCAATAAAAGTTTAGATTCCTTTCTTTTTG ATTCTTCTCGAGAACTTCTTGATTGGATGAAACGATTTAACATCATATTTGGAATTGCTCGTGGACTTCTTTATCTTCACCAAGATTCAAGATTGAGAATTATACACAGAGATCTTAAAACAAGTAATATTTTATTAGACAATGAATTGAACccaaaaatttcagattttggAGTGGCACGAATGTTTACTGAAAATCAAATGGAAGCgaatacaaaaataattgcaGGAACATA TGGCTATATGGCACCAGAATATGCAATAGAAGGGATATTTTCTACCAAATCTGATGTTTTCAGCTTTGGAATAATATTATTAGAGATAGTAAGTGGACGGAAAAACACAGGAATTTTTTATCCTAATCAAGGGTTCAATCTTCTAGGACAT GCATGGAGATTATGGAAAGAAGAAAATCCAATGAAACTAGTAGATGCTTGTTTGGAAGACACTTTTACAATTTCAGAGGTTCTACGTTGCATACACATTGGTCTTTTATGTGTGCAATTGCATCCTGATGATAGGCCAAACATGGCATCGGTGATTTTGATGCTTACTAATGAGAACACTTTGCCTCAACCGAAAGAACCTGGTTTTCTTATAGAAAGGACGCCAATAATTGAAGAACAAAGGTCATCTGAAAATAAGACTAATTCTTCAACTAGTGAAATAACTGTGACATTGTTAGAGGCcagataa
- the LOC130970052 gene encoding G-type lectin S-receptor-like serine/threonine-protein kinase At4g27290 isoform X3, whose translation MKLGLNLVTGLNRFLSCWKSSNDPAIGEYSLKIKPRGYPQLVQMKGSIIVTRAGPWNGLSFSGYPYAMNIYSIDFVVNDKEIYYQVTMSDRSLFSIYRTITSGTGNVLVWTSQTRNQVKNTPTELVDQCEMYAFCGSNSICYMDGNAPTCECLKAYVSKFPKQWNMSDWSSGCVRKTLLDCNNTDGFLRYRDMKLPDTSSSTYNKTMNLEECRQSCLKNCSCTAYANMDIRNGGSGCLLWFDDLIDMRMFSKGGQDLYIKVPASELAAANGHGNMKNKNVGIIVGSVIFGLIACAGTMSMIIKKKGVARNICKKKHSWKDVDLPIFDFSVIAKATGNFASNKKLGEGGFGPVYKGILQDGREVAVKRLSKRSTQGLEELKNEVVLIAKLQHRNLVKLLGCCIQESEKILIYEFMPNRSLDQFIFDETGRKLLDWLKRFNIISGIARGLFYLHQDSILRIIHRDLKTSNILLDGNFNPKISDFGLARTFLDDQVEENTNRIAGTYGYMPPEYAVQGQFSMKSDVFSYGVIVLELISGKKNREFSNSENNLNLLGHAWKLWINERPLELLDEVLREWCNPTEVIRCIQVGLLCVQQRPEDRPNMLSVVLMLNGEKWLPQPKFPAFYVDCAGTPKEESLSANYVKFSANEVSITMLDAR comes from the exons ATGAAACTTGGATTAAACTTAGTTACTGGTCTGAATAGATTTCTATCGTGTTGGAAAAGCTCAAATGACCCTGCTATAGGAGAGTATTCTTTAAAAATCAAACCCAGAGGGTATCCGCAACTAGTTCAAATGAAGGGATCCATAATAGTTACTAGAGCAGGACCATGGAATGGTCTTTCTTTTTCAGGGTATCCATATGCCATGAACATATATAGCATCGATTTTGTAGTGAATGATAAAGAGATCTATTATCAGGTCACAATGAGTGATAGGTCCCTTTTCTCCATATACAGAACAATCACTTCAGGTACGGGTAATGTTTTGGTTTGGACAAGTCAAACAAGAAATCAGGTTAAAAACACTCCAACTGAGCTGGTAGATCAATGTGAAATGTATGCCTTTTGTGGTTCAAATTCTATATGCTATATGGATGGTAATGCTCCAACATGTGAATGTTTGAAAGCATATGTTTCCAAATTTCCCAAACAATGGAATATGTCTGATTGGTCTAGTGGTTGTGTCAGAAAGACTTTGTTAGATTGTAATAACACAGATGGGTTCTTGAGGTACAGAGATATGAAGTTGCCAGATACATCTTCATCAACGTATAATAAGACAATGAATCTTGAGGAATGTCGACAATCCTGCTTGAAAAACTGTTCTTGTACAGCGTATGCGAATATGGATATTCGTAATGGAGGAAGTGGCTGCCTACTTTGGTTTGATGATCTCATTGACATGAGGATGTTCTCTAAAGGAGGACAAGACCTTTACATTAAAGTCCCTGCTTCAGAATTAG CAGCGGCTAACGGCCATGGGAATATGAAAAATAAGAACGTTGGAATCATAGTAGGTTCGGTTATCTTTGGATTAATCGCATGCGCTGGCACAATGTCGatgataattaaaaagaaag GTGTAGCAAGAAATATATGCAAGAAAAAGCATAGTTGGAAAGACGTCGATCTACCGATATTTGATTTTTCAGTCATAGCTAAAGCTACAGGAAACTTTGCATCTAATAAAAAGCTTGGAGAAGGTGGTTTCGGTCCCGTATATAAG GGCATACTTCAAGATGGTCGAGAAGTAGCTGTAAAAAGGCTTTCAAAAAGGTCTACTCAAGGGCTGGAAGAATTAAAAAATGAGGTGGTGTTGATAGCTAAACTTCAGCATCGGAATCTTGTCAAGCTTCTTGGTTGTTGTATTCAAGAGTCAGAAAAAATACTAATCTATGAGTTCATGCCTAACAGAAGTTTAGACCAATTTATTTTCG ATGAAACTGGACGAAAGTTGCTAGATTGGCTAAAGCGTTTCAACATTATTAGTGGCATCGCTCGAGGACTTTTTTATCTTCATCAAGATTCTATATTGAGGATAATTCATAGAGATTTAAAAACCAGTAATATTTTGTTAGATGGAAATTTTAATCCTAAGATATCAGATTTTGGTTTAGCTCGAACATTCTTAGATGATCAAGTTGAAGAAAATACAAATAGGATTGCTGGAACATA CGGTTATATGCCTCCTGAATATGCAGTACAAGGACAATTCTCTATGAAGTCAGATGTATTTAGTTATGGTGTAATAGTATTAGAGTTGATAAGTGGAAAGAAGAATAGGGAATTCTCAAACTCTGAAAATAACCTTAATCTTCTTGGACAT GCATGGAAATTGTGGATTAATGAGAGGCCACTGGAATTATTGGATGAAGTATTAAGGGAATGGTGCAACCCCACTGAAGTCATAAGATGCATACAAGTAGGTTTATTATGTGTGCAACAAAGGCCAGAAGATAGGCCTAACATGTTATCGGTGGTTCTAATGCTAAATGGTGAGAAATGGTTGCCCCAACCGAAATTTCCTGCATTTTATGTAGATTGTGCTGGGACACCGAAAGAAGAATCTTTATCGGCAAACTATGTAAAATTCTCAGCTAATGAAGTTTCCATCACAATGTTGGATGCAAGATAA